The Hordeum vulgare subsp. vulgare chromosome 4H, MorexV3_pseudomolecules_assembly, whole genome shotgun sequence genomic interval GAGACGGACTCGCCCTGGAACAACAAGAGCAAGAGTCAAACCTGATGGCGCTGTGCTCTCTCATTAGTAGGATGCCGGCACTCGGTCTCAGGTCGCCGTCGATGGTCCCCCTTATGGGGTTCGTCCCCGTCCGGGCGCTGTCGTCGGCGGCGGGTTCTCGGCTTATCTCCCATCGATCCGCGGTAAGCACGTCGCCGTACTCCCATTTGATTTGTTGCAACTTGCATCGTTTCATCTAACTTAAAGCTTATTATCTGTCAAATCAATCACCGTTGTATCTTTAGTTGCTGTCTAGATGGCGGAATTATTTTTGATAAGATTCAATTGTTAGACAAGTCAATACTATGAGCTGTATAGTATAGGCGATTTATTCAGATTTGACATGGTACAGTTTTTGGGGAGCTATTGGATCTTCATCCCGAGCCCAACGTGTTAGGGTGCGTGATTTGTTCACTCCTTGCCAGTTTATGAGACTCTTATCATTTTTCCTAAATTGCAGGCAACGGTAGATCGCTTGCGTCCGGATATTTATTCTGAAGATGAGATGGCTAGAGTACGGGAGACAATAAAACGCCTGCGCGCAAAGGCTGACCAGATCCGCATTGAGTCAAAGAAAAAGTACGCCGAGGGCTTGAAGATGATTGAGATGACCGACCAAGTCATGGCTACAGCTGAAGCTTCTTATAATGAAGCCGCAAGGTAAATGCTGAATTTTACCAATAACACAAGATTCCTCTTTTCATTACAAACTTGTTTTGTCAACTGTACAAAGGTAAAAAGGATGGGCAAGAAAAAAAATTCTTGGCGCAATTTTCTTGGGGGAGGAGGACCACCGAGTAGGCTGCCTTTGAACCCAATTCCTTTTAGTGTCCATGTGGATTTGTCCTTAAATGATAGTTCATTTGCCAGGAAAATCTCATAGAGATGACGGAGACGAACTTGATGTATGTCACTTTGCTTGTAAATTGTGTCCCACTGTTTTCTGTACTCTCATCATTCATCATGTGATGTATCCCAGGCGGATCGGTTGCTCCAATCTGCAATCCAAAGGGCTTGTCCTCCCAGCAAGATGATGGTTCTCAAGGTGTCAAAGTGATACCATCATTGGATGACCTTCTAGAGGTATAAACTTGTGATCTAAATTGCAAGTAAATCACATTGTGTGTGATAGAGCCAGGTGCACAGATCTAGATTATAGGGAAATACTGGTCTGCTTCTGCTTGCCGAATAAACACGAAGAATAGTCATGTTAGAATTCTGTATCAGTTTTGACTACCTGAGCGTTCTTGTAATGTTTTGCGATATTGCCAAAACACTAAGCACTTGAGCTGTAAGTCTGTAACCAGTTTTCTCCAAGAAAGAAAGTGTATACAGGCTTGGCTGCCATTGCCTTTATCTTAACTGTCCACGTTAGATAGTTGCTTTTTTGCTTCCAGTAGTGGTGGAAGCTTGAATTACATATGATGGATGGCTGCTCTTTTATCTGGCTAGCTAGATTATTTCTCTGGCTCAAATTTTTCAGATTTACTATTTATGCTCTCTGCAGAATGTACAATTTTTAATTTTGCTTTGTCGCTGTACTTGCTCATCTATTGTATCTGATTGCGTCTCGCTATGTTGACATAAATGCACAGAAATAATTCTTGTGGACAGCAATATGTCTGTAAGATTGCAATTGTATATTCACACTTTCTCTAAAGCTCCTATATGGCTATAGTCCCAATCCATTCGCTGCAATTACATCCCAGTGCAATTATGTGTACTACAGCAAGTTTGTGCATGTCAGTTTATAAATTTCTTTTATAGCCCCAGTTACTATTCTGACGTGCTTCTGTATCCAGGATATCTGTCGACGTATTCATGCCCGAATGCCACTGCGAGACGCTGCCCACTTGGGTTGTGCATCACACACATTTTGGAGATCATGGAGATGCTATCCCAACCT includes:
- the LOC123447470 gene encoding uncharacterized protein LOC123447470 isoform X2, translating into MALCSLISRMPALGLRSPSMVPLMGFVPVRALSSAAGSRLISHRSAATVDRLRPDIYSEDEMARVRETIKRLRAKADQIRIESKKKYAEGLKMIEMTDQVMATAEASYNEAAR